In Cotesia glomerata isolate CgM1 linkage group LG1, MPM_Cglom_v2.3, whole genome shotgun sequence, one genomic interval encodes:
- the LOC123275422 gene encoding probable tRNA (uracil-O(2)-)-methyltransferase, which translates to MDYRVLISKECDLSINKFWKGIEILLNNSHLINKRVVLSTIILKAELSNINIDSVVEHIASINDVSQLIEYDSNKNLNIINNYDFIILPEEFNIFEDDVGVNQEQTIYLIVKKLLPRESEKFSQAIEFDIIDKNNKVIISFTKQILDDSKKSLGLKWPYKIINDNNNKQVSLLIPNEFSNESTNESSIDWLKTKLFSSLVKWMEYDDKQKKSFIQGSLNLISNEKYCKLYNELKKKYGIDLVKNWPECTDPQKFVYEDVAIASYLIVLWEQEREEKKIDKKQSFLDLGCGNGLLAYILSNEGFPGRGVDLRRRKIWDLFAETTQLEEKTLIPSSASLFPDTDWLIGNHSDELTPWIPVIAARSSYNCRFFLLPCCAHEFDGRKYQRSCAGNSQYLEYLEYVKSICEGCGFITRCDRLRIPSTKRVCLIGWQRNYQESQVPEINKRIEEIINARALQKINSVNQDDKWSSDFKPRDLVEKVKNCTKVDKNIVNEIVNLVANYLLQKVRIIGVKKDDDSEECKWNAGGTIELNEIAKLVPASTLKELKAECGGLQTLLRNNSNIFQIYNGTVQFKIPGGDNLINKKRKNKSNVRLKVKPCWFFVNHPNGCPLSDNKCTFKHINS; encoded by the exons atggaTTATCGCGTGTTAATAAGCAAAGAGTGtgatttatcaataaataaattctggAAAGGTATTGAAATATTACTAAACAACAGTCACTTAATAAACAAGAGAGTAGTCTTGTCGACAATTATTCTTAAAGCTGAATTATCAAACATCAATATTGACTCTGTAGTCGAGCACATTGCGAGTATCAATGACGTTTCTCAGCTTATTGAGTATgactcaaataaaaatttaaatatcattaataattacgaCTTTATTATCTTACCTGAagagtttaatatttttgaagatgacGTCGGAGTTAATCAAGAACAGACTATATATTTAATagtcaaaaaattacttccaagAGAGAGCGAAAAATTTTCGCAAGCGATAGAGTTtgatattattgataaaaataataaagtaattataagtTTTACCAAGCAAATTTTAGATGACAGTAAAAAGTCTCTTGGTCTTAAATGGccgtataaaataataaatgataataataataagcaaGTAAGTTTGTTAATTCCAAATGAATTTTCTAATGAATCAACGAACGAGTCAAGTATTGACTGGCTTAAGACAAAACTCTTCAGCAGTTTGGTAAAGTGGATGGAGTATGATGATAAGCAGAAGAAATCATTCATCCAAGGATCgttgaatttaatttctaatgagaaatattgtaaattgtaTAATGAGCTGAAGAAAAAGTACGGAATtgatttagttaaaaattggCCGGAGTGCACTGACcctcaaaaatttgtttatgaAGATGTTGCTATCGCTAGTTATTTAATTGTACTCTGGGAGCAGGagagagaagaaaaaaaaatagataaaaaacaaTCTTTTTTAGATCTCGGTTGTGGTAATGGCTTGCTTGCTTATATTTTGAGCAATGAAGGATTTCCTGGACGTGGTGTTGATTTGCGTCGACGTAAGATCTGGGATTTATTTGCTGAAACTACTCAATTAgag gaAAAAACATTAATTCCCTCATCAGCCTCATTATTTCCTGACACAGATTGGCTGATAGGAAATCACTCGGATGAATTAACACCGTGGATACCAGTAATAGCAGCACGTAGTTCGTATAactgtagattttttttacttccttGCTGCGCTCACGAATTTGACGGTAGAAAATACCAAAGAAGTTGCGCGGGGAATAGTCAGTATTTAGAATATTTAGAgtatgtaaaaagtatttgTGAAGGCTGTGGGTTCATCACAAGGTGCGATAGATTACGCATACCATCTACCAAACGAGTGTGTTTAATTGGATGGCAAAGAAATTACCAGGAGTCTCAAGTCCCGGAGATAAATAAGCGAATCGAAGAGATAATAAATGCAAGAGCgttgcaaaaaataaatagtgttAATCAAGATGATAAATGGTCAAGTGATTTTAAGCCACGGGATCTTGTtgagaaagttaaaaattgtactaaggttgataaaaatattgttaatgaGATTGTTAATTTAGTTGCTAATTATCTGCTGCAAAAGGTCAGAATAATTGGTGTTAAAAAGGATGATGATAGTGAGGAATGCAAGTGGAATGCTGGAGGTACTATTGAATTGAATGAAATTGCTAAACTTGTACCAGCTAGTACTTTAAAAGAGTTAAAAGCAGAATGCGGAGGCTTGCAAACTCTCTTAAGGAATAAtagcaatatttttcaaatttataatggTACAGTTCAATTCAAAATTCCGGGGggtgataatttaattaataaaaaacgtaaaaataaatcaaatgtACGATTAAAAGTAAAACCGTGCTGGTTTTTTGTAAATCATCCCAACGGATGTCCGCTGAGCGATAATAAATGTACATTCAAAcatataaattcataa